A window of Halomonas sp. H10-9-1 contains these coding sequences:
- a CDS encoding ISL3 family transposase: MDATPLCLFWKGFTVAHHEFLDEQTLRLQLAPDDLIPPVCSGCDHACFLVHDVHHRRVREAPLLIYRVELEVPVRRLRCPVCGPTRERIDWLPGRSPVTTTLRQWVERLVELLPIRHVADLVGLHWHTVKAIDKQRLQRDLPAPDPTRLRRLMMDEFALHKGHRYATVIACADTQQVVWIGEGRSREAIRPFFEWLGDARQQIEAVAMDMNASFDLEVKDQCPNAEVVYDRFHVVAKYGREVMDRVRVDQANQLRDDKAARKVIKGSRWLLLRNQDNLKPEQAVKLEELLAANASLTKVYLLKDQLKTLWFAEDEATARSGWQEWAGMALSSGIDALVRFTKKLEPYLDGIVSSARHRLNTSVLEGMNNRIKVIKRMAYGYRDTAYFFLKIRAAFPGKMR; the protein is encoded by the coding sequence ATGGATGCTACCCCGCTCTGCCTGTTCTGGAAAGGTTTCACCGTCGCCCATCACGAATTCCTGGATGAGCAAACACTACGGCTCCAGTTGGCGCCTGATGACCTGATCCCGCCAGTCTGCAGCGGCTGTGACCATGCCTGCTTTCTCGTCCATGACGTGCATCACCGTCGCGTCCGAGAGGCGCCGTTGCTGATCTACCGGGTGGAGCTGGAGGTGCCGGTACGTCGCCTGCGCTGCCCCGTCTGCGGCCCGACACGCGAGCGCATTGACTGGTTGCCGGGTCGTTCACCGGTGACCACCACGCTGCGCCAGTGGGTGGAGCGTCTGGTCGAGTTGCTGCCGATCCGGCATGTCGCCGACTTGGTCGGCCTGCACTGGCATACCGTCAAGGCCATCGATAAGCAGCGCCTACAGCGTGACCTGCCGGCGCCGGACCCGACGCGGCTGCGTCGCCTGATGATGGACGAGTTCGCCCTCCACAAGGGGCACCGCTACGCCACGGTGATTGCGTGTGCCGACACCCAGCAGGTGGTGTGGATCGGCGAAGGTCGCTCCCGGGAGGCGATCCGCCCGTTCTTCGAATGGTTGGGTGATGCGCGACAGCAGATCGAGGCCGTCGCCATGGACATGAACGCGTCTTTCGATCTCGAAGTGAAGGACCAGTGCCCTAACGCCGAGGTGGTCTACGACCGCTTCCATGTCGTGGCCAAGTACGGGCGTGAAGTGATGGACCGGGTGCGCGTCGATCAGGCCAATCAGCTGCGCGACGACAAGGCGGCCCGCAAGGTGATCAAGGGCAGCCGCTGGCTGCTGCTGCGCAATCAAGACAACCTCAAGCCTGAGCAAGCGGTGAAGCTGGAGGAACTGCTGGCCGCCAATGCCTCACTGACCAAGGTGTATCTGCTCAAAGACCAGCTCAAGACACTGTGGTTTGCCGAGGACGAGGCGACGGCACGCAGCGGTTGGCAAGAGTGGGCCGGTATGGCGTTGAGCAGCGGTATCGACGCCTTGGTGCGCTTCACCAAGAAGCTGGAGCCCTACTTGGATGGCATCGTATCCAGTGCTCGCCACCGGCTAAACACCAGCGTGCTGGAAGGTATGAACAACCGAATCAAGGTCATCAAGCGGATGGCCTACGGGTACCGCGACACGGCGTACTTCTTCCTGAAGATCCGTGCCGCGTTTCCCGGCAAAATGCGATGA
- a CDS encoding fumarylacetoacetate hydrolase family protein, which yields MRFVPRFTDGQAYPERLGKIVCVGRNYADHARELDNPVPSEPLLFIKPATAAVMLEAPVEAPFDRGEVHYETELALLIGEELTYVTADEAERAVVGIGLALDLTLRDVQSRLKEKGHPWEIAKAFDGACPLSNFLPLSQVPNWSALSFTLEVDGERRQHGEGADMLFPVPTLLAEMSRHFTLQPGDVVLTGTPAGVGPLERGSELRFTLTGGLEVTTRVVE from the coding sequence ATGCGCTTTGTCCCACGCTTCACCGACGGCCAGGCCTATCCCGAGCGGCTCGGCAAGATCGTCTGCGTCGGCCGCAACTACGCCGACCATGCCCGAGAGCTCGACAATCCGGTGCCCAGCGAGCCGCTGCTGTTCATCAAGCCGGCGACCGCTGCCGTGATGCTGGAGGCGCCGGTCGAAGCGCCCTTCGACCGGGGCGAGGTGCACTACGAGACCGAGCTGGCGCTGCTGATCGGAGAGGAGCTTACCTACGTCACCGCCGACGAGGCGGAGCGTGCGGTGGTGGGCATCGGGTTGGCCCTGGACCTGACCCTGCGTGATGTCCAGTCACGGCTCAAGGAGAAGGGGCACCCCTGGGAGATCGCCAAGGCCTTTGATGGCGCCTGCCCGTTGTCGAACTTCCTGCCGCTCTCCCAGGTGCCCAACTGGAGCGCGCTCTCCTTTACCCTGGAGGTGGACGGCGAGAGGCGCCAGCATGGTGAAGGCGCCGACATGCTCTTTCCCGTGCCGACCCTGCTGGCCGAGATGAGTCGCCACTTCACCCTGCAGCCGGGCGATGTGGTGCTTACCGGCACGCCCGCAGGGGTCGGCCCGCTGGAGCGCGGCAGCGAGCTGCGCTTCACCCTGACCGGCGGCCTGGAGGTGACCACCCGCGTGGTGGAGTAG
- the speA gene encoding biosynthetic arginine decarboxylase encodes MSRPMASTGSPARRARRVWNIDQWGSGYFDVDDSGHALVRPLGSETEGPALPLDDLVVELKAAGLRLPVLVRFIDILHDRVEQLCHAFDTAMAEENFGGGYTAVYPIKVNQQRRVVEEILATPERGRDRVGLEAGSKPELLAVLALSGDGPSLIVCNGYKDREYVRLALMGEKLGHRVYLVVEKLSELPLILEEAAALGVTPRIGLRARLASVGRGRWQNTGGEKSKFGLTASQILAVVEQLREADALASLQLVHFHLGSQIANIRDIQRGLRECARFYQSLIELGAPVDTVDVGGGLGVDYEGTRSRSFCSANYSMLEYARNVVYAFRLACQEHGLPQPHLISESGRALTAHHAVLISNVIGEERVSEAAPARRVEGDPQLDELWRVHDLLGASPDQRGLVEAWHDLVQAMGDLHERFVMGLTNITARAEGEAVYFAACARLRARLDTRNRVHREINDELAEKLADKLFVNFSLFQSVPDVWGIQQIFPVMPLSGLDQEPVRRGVIQDITCDSDGRIDGYVDGQGVETTLPLPEWQEGDEKLLGFFMVGAYQEILGDLHNLFGDTDSVDATLNDDGSWTLSHIQQGDRVADVLSYVNFDAEVLRRHLAEQLAASGLELAEQERFLDDLSEGLAGYTYLE; translated from the coding sequence ATGAGTCGACCCATGGCCAGTACCGGAAGCCCGGCGCGGCGCGCGCGACGCGTCTGGAATATCGACCAGTGGGGCAGCGGTTACTTCGACGTGGATGACTCCGGCCACGCCCTGGTACGCCCCCTGGGCAGCGAGACCGAGGGCCCCGCCCTGCCGCTGGATGACCTGGTGGTCGAGCTCAAGGCCGCCGGCCTGCGCCTGCCGGTGCTGGTGCGCTTCATCGACATCCTCCACGATCGGGTCGAGCAGCTCTGTCACGCCTTCGACACCGCCATGGCCGAAGAGAACTTCGGCGGTGGCTACACCGCGGTCTACCCCATCAAGGTCAACCAGCAGCGCCGGGTGGTGGAAGAGATCCTTGCCACCCCCGAACGCGGTCGCGACCGGGTGGGCCTGGAAGCCGGCAGCAAGCCCGAACTGCTCGCCGTGCTGGCACTCTCCGGCGACGGCCCCTCGCTGATCGTCTGCAACGGCTACAAGGATCGCGAATACGTGCGCCTGGCGCTGATGGGCGAGAAGCTCGGCCACCGCGTCTACCTGGTGGTGGAGAAGCTCTCCGAGCTGCCGCTGATCCTCGAGGAGGCCGCCGCGCTCGGCGTCACGCCGCGCATCGGCCTGCGTGCCCGCCTGGCCAGCGTGGGCCGCGGGCGCTGGCAGAACACCGGCGGCGAGAAATCCAAGTTCGGCCTCACCGCCAGCCAGATCCTGGCGGTGGTGGAGCAGCTGCGCGAGGCCGATGCCCTGGCCAGCCTGCAGTTGGTGCACTTCCACCTGGGCTCCCAGATCGCCAATATCCGTGACATCCAGCGCGGCCTGCGCGAGTGCGCGCGTTTCTATCAAAGCCTGATCGAGCTGGGCGCTCCGGTGGACACTGTGGACGTGGGCGGGGGACTGGGGGTCGACTACGAGGGGACCCGTTCGCGCAGCTTCTGCTCGGCCAACTACTCGATGCTCGAGTACGCCCGTAACGTGGTCTACGCCTTCCGCCTGGCCTGCCAGGAGCACGGTCTGCCGCAACCGCACCTGATCAGCGAGTCGGGCCGGGCGCTGACCGCGCACCATGCGGTCCTGATCAGTAATGTGATCGGGGAGGAGCGGGTCAGCGAAGCCGCTCCTGCGCGCCGGGTCGAGGGCGACCCCCAGTTGGACGAGTTGTGGCGGGTCCACGACCTGCTCGGCGCCTCACCCGACCAGCGCGGCCTGGTGGAGGCCTGGCACGACCTGGTGCAGGCCATGGGCGACCTGCATGAGCGCTTCGTGATGGGGCTGACCAATATCACCGCTCGCGCCGAGGGCGAGGCCGTCTATTTCGCCGCCTGCGCCCGGCTGCGTGCCCGGCTCGACACCCGTAACCGGGTGCATCGCGAGATCAACGACGAACTGGCCGAGAAGCTCGCCGACAAGCTATTCGTCAACTTCTCGCTGTTCCAGTCGGTGCCCGACGTCTGGGGCATCCAGCAGATCTTCCCGGTGATGCCGCTCTCCGGCCTCGACCAGGAGCCGGTACGCCGCGGCGTCATCCAGGACATCACCTGCGACAGCGATGGCCGCATCGATGGCTACGTGGACGGCCAGGGCGTGGAGACCACCCTACCCCTGCCGGAGTGGCAAGAAGGCGACGAGAAGCTGCTGGGCTTCTTCATGGTGGGCGCCTATCAGGAGATCCTCGGCGACCTGCACAACCTGTTCGGCGATACCGACTCGGTGGACGCCACCCTCAACGACGACGGCAGCTGGACCCTGAGCCATATCCAGCAGGGCGACCGAGTGGCCGACGTGCTGAGCTACGTCAACTTCGACGCCGAGGTGCTGCGCCGCCACCTGGCCGAGCAGCTCGCCGCCAGCGGCCTGGAATTGGCCGAGCAGGAGCGCTTCCTTGACGACCTCTCCGAGGGCCTGGCGGGCTATACCTACCTCGAGTGA
- a CDS encoding homoserine kinase, which yields MAVFTPLTESQVEAFLSRFDAGSLVSLEGVPAGTENSTFFVTTDQRELVLTLFEQGEHEELPFFVDLLDYLDEHRLPVPGPLHDREGVALHNLAGKPALLFPRLPGKHPLEPNLAQCHELGSVLGRLHAISQHFTGHRPNPRDLHWLVALHPKVHGYLSAADQTLMKDEVETYEDIFNNVVELPQGALHGDLFRDNTLFEGERLGGIIDFYNGCTGDLLFDLAIVINDWASDADGRLNAERHDAILAAYQAHRPLTAAERDVWPMMLRMTALRYWLSRLLVIYVDPPAHDLTPHDPERFRTILKARIDHAALPLPEADS from the coding sequence ATGGCCGTATTCACACCGCTGACCGAGTCCCAGGTCGAGGCCTTCCTGAGCCGCTTCGACGCCGGCTCACTGGTCTCCCTGGAGGGCGTTCCCGCCGGCACCGAGAACAGCACCTTCTTCGTCACCACTGACCAGCGCGAGCTGGTGCTGACCCTGTTCGAGCAGGGGGAACACGAGGAGCTGCCGTTCTTCGTCGACCTGCTCGACTATCTCGACGAGCATCGCCTGCCGGTGCCCGGCCCCCTGCACGACCGTGAGGGCGTGGCCCTGCATAACCTGGCTGGCAAGCCGGCACTGCTGTTCCCGAGGCTGCCCGGCAAGCACCCGCTCGAACCGAATCTGGCCCAGTGCCATGAGCTGGGTAGCGTACTGGGACGCCTGCACGCCATCTCGCAACACTTCACCGGCCATCGTCCCAATCCTCGCGATCTCCATTGGCTGGTGGCTCTTCACCCCAAGGTACATGGCTATCTCTCCGCGGCTGACCAGACGCTGATGAAGGATGAGGTGGAGACCTATGAGGATATCTTCAACAACGTTGTCGAGCTGCCACAAGGCGCGTTACACGGCGATCTGTTCCGCGACAATACCCTGTTCGAGGGCGAGCGCCTGGGCGGCATCATCGATTTCTACAACGGCTGCACCGGCGACCTGCTGTTCGACCTGGCCATCGTCATCAACGACTGGGCCAGCGATGCCGACGGCCGCCTGAACGCCGAACGCCACGACGCCATCCTCGCCGCCTACCAGGCACACCGCCCGCTGACCGCCGCCGAGCGCGACGTCTGGCCGATGATGCTGCGCATGACCGCGCTGCGCTACTGGCTCTCACGCCTGCTGGTGATCTACGTGGACCCACCGGCCCACGACCTCACCCCCCATGACCCCGAGCGGTTCCGCACCATCCTCAAGGCGCGCATCGATCACGCTGCGCTGCCCCTGCCGGAGGCAGATTCATGA
- a CDS encoding DUF2782 domain-containing protein: MNVLRSLTALLLAVGLSLTAALPALAQSDEALAPDITIRQEEERTIHEYRVNGELYAIEIRPSAGPSYYLVDHDGDGNFERQEGDRIAVPEWVLKTF; encoded by the coding sequence ATGAACGTCCTTCGCTCGCTTACCGCCCTGCTGCTGGCCGTGGGGCTCTCCCTCACTGCCGCCCTGCCGGCCCTGGCTCAGTCCGACGAGGCGCTGGCCCCGGACATCACCATCCGCCAGGAGGAGGAGCGCACCATCCACGAGTACCGCGTCAACGGCGAGCTCTACGCCATCGAGATCCGCCCCTCTGCCGGCCCCTCCTACTACCTTGTCGACCACGACGGCGACGGCAACTTCGAACGCCAGGAGGGTGACCGCATCGCCGTGCCCGAATGGGTGCTGAAGACCTTCTGA